The region ACTTGCTATTGGTTTTCCTTTATTGACTTTAAGATGCTTGTTTTCCTAAGTTGATTTTGCATGGTAGTGTGCAACTGTGGAGCTGGTTTATGATTTTGTTTCCTGTTGTTGATGTACTTCTGTAAGGTTGTAAGCAGATTTTAGTTTAATTTTCAGATGTGCTCACATGTGCAGAATGGAGACTTTGAAGAGGCATCTGCCATTCTCTGGACAAGAGGGACTGCAAGAACTTAAGAAAATTGCTGTGAGGTTTGAGGAAAAGATTTATACTGCAGCAACTAGCCAGGTAGCCATGCAATTCTGCAGCATGTATGGTCTTAATGTATCACTTGCATCCTTTTTCCATTGATCCTGCGTGGAATTTTGCTGTTGGTCCATTTTATTAAGTTACTCTTGTTTCTCATTATTTGGTTATTAATTTTTTCGTCTGTACATGATTTATTTTTTGCAGTCAGATTATCTGAGAAAGATATCTTTGAAGATGCTGACAATGGAAACTAAGTCCCAAAATCCCATGGCTAATCCGCTACAAGCTAATGCTGCCAATGCAAGCAAAAATCCTCCAGACCAAGGTAATTGGATGGCATATTCACTTTCTTGGATTGTGGTACTGATCCCCTCAACTTTT is a window of Coffea eugenioides isolate CCC68of unplaced genomic scaffold, Ceug_1.0 ScVebR1_3404;HRSCAF=4610, whole genome shotgun sequence DNA encoding:
- the LOC113757895 gene encoding mediator of RNA polymerase II transcription subunit 15a-like → MDSNSWRAPQGQMAQGPPQGGQVGGSGEVSAVPNPAPPATIDSGDWRTQLQADSRQRIVNKIMETLKRHLPFSGQEGLQELKKIAVRFEEKIYTAATSQSDYLRKISLKMLTMETKSQNPMANPLQANAANASKNPPDQGVGAANVL